A DNA window from Plasmodium vinckei vinckei genome assembly, chromosome: PVVCY_02 contains the following coding sequences:
- a CDS encoding adenylate kinase-like protein 1, putative translates to MTTESKEGKNSSTLPNIIVTGVPGVGKSTLCEELVEIINKDLEEKFKINEKEEPLKMVHLNLSNIIKNERLYEEYDDELDASIFSEELVNQKLKNLNFQNGGYIIDFHDVNFLYDNKYIDKIFLLTASTNVLYERLEKRNYTQDKIKNNIECEIFQVIKEDILENYEDENIFVELQNNNLEDHDKNISFIQKWIHSYMTN, encoded by the coding sequence ATGACAACCGAATCTAAGGAAGGAAAAAACTCGTCAACACTTCCAAACATAATTGTGACGGGTGTCCCAGGAGTTGGTAAAAGTACATTATGTGAAGAACTAGTTGAAATCATAAATAAAGATCTTGAAGAAaagtttaaaataaatgaaaaagaagaacCACTAAAAATGGTACATCtaaatttatcaaatattataaaaaatgaaagattATATGAAGAATATGATGACGAATTAGATGCAAGCATATTCAGTGAAGAGCTAGTAaatcaaaaattaaaaaatttaaatttccAAAATGGGGGTTATATAATAGATTTTCATgatgttaattttttatatgacaataaatatatcgataaaatttttttactaacaGCATCAacaaatgttttatatgaacgtctagaaaaaagaaattatacacaagataaaattaaaaataatattgaatgtgaaatatttcaagttataaaagaagatatattagaaaattatgaagatgaaaatatttttgtagaATTACAAAATAACAATTTAGAAGATCATGACAAAAACATCTcttttattcaaaaatgGATTCATTCATATATGACTAACTGA
- a CDS encoding transcription initiation factor TFIIB, putative, which translates to MSSFYNKNLSLSPSNGKAYPARIYGNNEAGNINRRLFRSFRSTKNDMCPDCKEKGIIICDTSEGTQICNGCGLVVESNILSEEQEWRNFSNDGQSKGNDRNRVGEVSDIWLENNLTSTTFIKSSKKLQHLNMMTQINKNDQTLLSAFNILKLICETFFLRSNVIERAKEITKELQEMEQLKNRINNLNMLAVVYLACREAGHIKSIKELITFDRSYKEKDLGKTINKLKKVLPSRAFVYNENISHLIYSLSNRLQLSTDLIEAIEYVVKKATTLITTSHRLNSLCGGSIHLIVELNTSEEKNVKLPHLSQIASVCGVTTNTLKTTFKELLAASEYILPKNYLKDNNTKLVILKHKYLHDDKKKRR; encoded by the exons atgtcatcattttataataagaaTTTGTCTTTAAGTCCTTCAAATGGCAAAGCTTATCCAGCAagaatat ATGGAAATAATGAAGCTGGAAATATAAATCGAAGGCTGTTTCGTTCCTTTCGAAGTACCAAAAATGATATGTGTCCCGATTGTAAAGAAAAgggaataataatatgtgaTACAAGTGAAGGAACACAAATATGTAATGGTTGTGGTCTGGTTGTCGaaagtaatatattatctGAAGAACAAGAATGGAGAAACTTTAGTAATGATGGTCAATCAAAAGGCAATGATAGAAATCGTGTTGGTGAAGTTAGTGATATATGGTTAGAGAATAATTTAACTAGTACtacttttattaaatcgagtaaaaaattacaacaCCTTAATATGATgacacaaataaataagaatGATCAAACATTATTATCtgcttttaatattttaaaattaatttgtgaaacattttttttgaggAGCAATGTGATTGAGCGTGCTAAAGAGATAACAAAGGAATTACAG GAAATGGAGCAGTTAAAAAATCGAATAAACAACCTGAACATGCTAGCCGTTGTTTATCTTGCTTGTAGAGAAGCAGgacatataaaaagtattaAGGAGTTGATTACATTTGATAGATcttataaagaaaaagatttaggaaaaacaataaataaattaaaaaaagtattacCATCTCGAgcatttgtatataatgaGAATATATCccatttaatttattcttTATCAAATAGGTTGCAATTATCTACTGATTTGATAGAGGCTATAGAATATGTAGTAAAAAAAGCAACAACGTTGATTACTACATCTCATAGATTAAATTCGTTATGTGGTGGTTCGATTCATTTAATTGTTGAGTTAAATACAAGTGAAGAAAAGAATGTAAAATTACCACATCTATCACAAATTGCATCTGTTTGTGGTGTAACAACAAATACTCTTAAAACAACTTTTAAAGAATTGCTAGCTGCATCTGAATACATTTTaccaaaaaattatttgaaggataataatacaaagcTTGTCATactaaaacataaatatttacatgatgataaaaaaaagaggcGATGA
- a CDS encoding replication factor c protein, putative — translation MEFNLDDFNDFDKLDNILINEIEKEKKQNAGDKRKFDIYDEYQELLNNKIQKKKNKKKETVNNNYENVSNIYEQGQENIQTNDNYHILFNREFHNHYIFNDYKYLKEYVYKNNLMSDDIYFKRDEVIIKNRIDSQKMFQTNEDLTDFIKIYDVNNNYPPIYLNSFKKTDADTTSQSPHSHSFKTYDEEENTYTFTKPKKECFRDMLERVLNEIKQENLDKEKKNRYEYTSTNFMSNENDEPNIVSQKIASENINFVEKYRGKYFSELLTDEAINREVLLWIKQWNDLIKKEKEIMYKNNEEEKREYFKKFNEFQKILLLGGSPGKGKTTLAYVIANHFKFNVIEINGSDERNKETLIPFIESIVCNNSIGSKPNICIIDEIDGLSSTHQNIEAIMNFLNKKNKKNMSIIKRPIICICNDIYHKSLKELRKVSKVVLVENINIQMLKGRINYICDKENIKISNEAINKLIDIYKSDIRAILNTIYFLSLGCRSIKSNGNTNNNEDANSLSYTNHNNKTVITLDTLNSYLFHKDANTSYVELLNIIYVKNKNKKLIKKLLSECYNFFHISLGTEYNYLQSYYYIYDNLLNIPFNDFDFSKLGYSLDFLAFCDHLEYKQKQILNYSLQKMLYLSVYLFILIINLNTNSYVQYILMNNSTSNHFRKKQIDLKNMKNNFINEKFAVITYKYIYSKYFYSEILNYIFAFFYTNEFFFKNVHLWGKQNYYKDIDFPKYILVPYEYKNVSKFKLFSLKILFLMTIFNISFTSISSSLSTSQLESTVTSKSNTQTESKSVASQNVNKNNTFLNNNMTKVYIFDPFVDDLLIYAQKRNNVPFSSYPYNQNKQTNNYMTSTTSFNFKTLPNILNNDICEALNELKSWINNISIKYNKKNTQNKEKHLNQMQIVKSSYNHKNTKKSTFDVNYTSNFEQSLTDIILIAYQDGYQYAYNYYFLNQQNENTYKGNKQNDKNSNMVLDQIVPQTKILSNKDNSIFTISDLIAQEKSYMTKYISNNKNIYFSGKYIKTSGYYKNVEERCNAVLQPLNFYVMGNK, via the coding sequence ATGGAGTTTAATCTAGACGATTTTAATGATTTCGACAAGTtagataatattttaataaatgaaatagagaaagaaaaaaaacaaaatgctGGAGACAAACGTAAATTTGACATATACGATGAGTATCAAGAACTActaaacaataaaatacaaaaaaagaaaaacaaaaaaaaagaaactgtaaataataattatgaaaatgtcagtaatatttatgaacaAGGTCaggaaaatatacaaacaaatgataattatcatatattattcaatCGAGAATTTCACAACCATTACATATTTAACGATTATAAATACTTAAAAGAATAtgtgtataaaaataatttaatgagtgatgatatatattttaaaagagatgaagttataataaaaaatagaatcgattcacaaaaaatgtttcaAACTAATGAAGATTTAActgattttataaaaatttatgatgttaataataattatccaccaatttatttgaactcatttaaaaaaacagatGCAGACACCACTTCTCAATCCCCTCACAGTCATTCTTTCAAAACATATGACGAAGAAGAAAACACATATACATTTACAAAACCGAAAAAAGAATGTTTTAGAGATATGCTAGAAAGAgtattaaatgaaataaaacaagAGAATCtagataaagaaaaaaaaaatagatatgAATATACATCTACAAATTTTATGTCTAACGAAAACGATGAACCAAATATAGTGTCTCAAAAAATAGCTAgcgaaaatattaattttgtagaaaaatatagaggcaaatatttttcagaACTTTTAACAGATGAAGCTATAAATAGAGAAGTCCTTTTATGGATAAAACAATGGAatgatttaataaaaaaagaaaaagaaattatgtataaaaataatgaagaagaaaaaagagaatattttaaaaaatttaatgaatttcaaaaaatattattattaggtGGTTCACCAGGAAAAGGAAAAACTACTTTAGCTTATGTAATTGCTAATCATTTCAAATTTAATGTTATTGAAATAAATGGTAGTGATGAAAGAAACAAAGAAACATTGATCCCATTTATAGAATCCATTGTTTGTAATAATTCTATAGGATCAAAACCAAACATTTGTATAATTGATGAAATCGATGGATTATCTAGTACACATCAAAATATCGAAGCTATTATGAACTtcttaaataaaaaaaataaaaaaaatatgagtataataaaaagaccaattatatgtatatgtaatgatatatatcataaaagTTTAAAAGAATTAAGAAAAGTTTCTAAAGTTGTTTTagttgaaaatataaatatacaaatgcTAAAAGGaagaattaattatatatgtgataaagaaaatattaaaattagtaATGAagctataaataaattaatagatATTTATAAGTCAGACATTAGAGCAATTCTTAatacaatttattttctttcccTTGGTTGTCGTTCAATAAAATCAAATGGAAATACAAACAATAATGAAGATGCTAATTCATTGTCTTACACTAATCATAATAACAAAACTGTAATTACCTTAGACACACTAAactcatatttatttcacaAAGATGCAAATACCAGTTATGTTGAATTgctaaatattatatatgtaaaaaataaaaataaaaaattaataaaaaagttattatCCGAATGCTATaacttttttcatataagcTTAGGAACAGAATATAATTATCTACAatcttattattatatatatgataatttattaaatatccCTTTTAACGATTTTGATTTTTCGAAACTTGGATATAGTCTAGACTTCTTAGCATTTTGTGATCATCTagaatataaacaaaaacaaatattaaattattctttacaaaaaatgttatatttatctgtttatttatttatacttattataaatttaaatactAATTCATATGTACAATATATACTAATGAATAATAGTACAAGTAACCATTttcgaaaaaaacaaatcgatttaaaaaacatgaaaaataattttattaatgaaaaatttgcagttattacatataaatatatatattcaaaatatttctattcagaaattttgaattatatatttgcatttttttatacaaatgaattttttttcaaaaatgtCCATTTATGgggaaaacaaaattattacaaagATATAGATTTTcctaaatatattttagtaccttatgaatataaaaatgttagtaaattcaaattattttctttaaaaattttatttctcatgacaatatttaatatatcattcACAAGtatttcttcttcattatCCACATCTCAATTAGAATCCACAGTTACATCTAAATCGAATACACAAACAGAATCCAAATCGGTAGCTAGCCAAAatgtaaacaaaaataacacctttttaaataataatatgactaaagtatatatattcgaTCCATTTGTTGatgatttattaatatatgctcaaaaaagaaataatgtTCCTTTTTCTTCTTACCCATACAACCAAAAcaaacaaacaaataattatatgacAAGTACTACatcttttaatttcaaAACATTACCAAACATtctaaataatgatatatgtGAAGCTTtgaatgaattaaaaagttggataaataatatatctataaaatataacaaaaaaaatacacaaaataaagaaaaacatCTAAACCAGATGCAAATTGTTAAATCATCTTACAAccataaaaatacaaaaaaatcaacATTCGATGTTAATTATACTTCGAATTTTGAACAATCATTAACGGATATAATCTTAATTGCATATCAAGATGGATATCAATATGCATAcaactattattttttaaatcaacaaaatgaaaatacatataaaggaaataaacaaaatgataaaaattcaaatatgGTCTTAGATCAAATTGTACCTCAAACTAAAATACTAAGCAATAAAGATAATTCCATATTTACAATTTCAGATCTAATTGCTCAAGAAAAATCATATatgacaaaatatataagcaataataaaaatatttatttttcaggaaaatatattaagacATCAggttattataaaaatgtggaAGAACGCTGTAATGCAGTTTTACAGCCATTAAACTTTTATGTCATgggaaataaataa
- a CDS encoding kinesin-8, putative produces MEDKEIVQSNSNGDNHLINLKNDQDKNSSTTHIPSRYSSFESDVQTSKQKNNGIYNNDQLSKIMNNTSSRDNIQYCNNRIDDTNSTEKQHLQKYFSNNSTSKYTNSIEHQNMMNIHDEDLDACKTNETNEQVDINNKEKIKNEYEEFKNAHGLNFQNNFYKKEETYEKKLIEPIKNTSIKTEDQKGSMKIFVSNYGDNIYRNTEIEKNQTESCKNFTDQKYKTQYYDENKLSPLYKNKSDKFYDTFSDEKKELHFNSIDKLMKEIQIFNNSMQTITSNDPTFIQTNCKNMYSENNSNKRETHEINNNLIIENQISCSNTSTDVCFVESPQNSNRETPTILDHEEYNLQDYSNHNCYEKIDSVKSFKNLDKSEIKTENSILYSEDKETYHTESNQNNLMDSQLNKSDVEYTDQASDKNSSYKQNNVLSNSIKLTDVEPYNKLDNEESIETSKISSNQWEEMKKSFYDIENNLLYLNRENNYSLERSIEANELLNSKHSETNEEIKFEKEETPKISYHTDEETTKSHLDGDKQSPIYNYAQKDSFPNYEYDDTENKHLNIIKHYSDKDEIFQNKNNISEQFNYNYLQDSINIQNSLNSSTPKDCQNKSNSCYTDKEHDTHSSHTRRSIIPDLNLERCIYSKEGSPTGASDTPNEIDVSNRADASTRNDTARISPIGKGRTPRSSKSGASTKPSFAVVKTGKIKQTEKDLVKTPKVFKKNEGHTRTSVNVVTKPSSNYNISSNANCSPQCNSGGNGITPTSTKSNKNEKDITYNMNVVIRCRPMNNNEKNEGAKNVIKIMDNKMIVLLDPSDHSDNVLRQNRTKEKRYCFDYVFDESSTQEDVYNNSVKPLVDAVIKGYNSTVFAYGATGAGKTHTIIGYKNEPGIMMMILQDLFKKIKTLKAMNEYKVKCSFIEIYNENICDLLNPSSEYLDLREDPVKGITVSNIYEVCTTSVEEIMELIHTGNRNRTQEPTDANKTSSRSHGVLQVTVEETEKGQGLYQQTKKGKLCVIDLAGSERASQTNNKGMRMLEGANINRSLLALGNVINALVSRSKGTSKSNFIPFRDSKLTRLLKDSLGGNCKTLMIANISPSHLSYEDTHNTLKYANRAKNIKNIVTSNSVVVKHHLTMYIDVIEKLKTEIESLKEQLNDKEKIHDFIISESNSTNYDYYDSVKDYDKNSSREELLNVIYFLKRENQKLRCNLGSMTPHTSTLDTSTPTNELIKYGEEINNIKIINEKLFIDNKKFQINLQEHIQISENLKEINEEYKNQISSLKNMLYNHDVSHLQMRRWLDDLKRKYTQLKENIKDNDNAQLLEGLQDELNKVFDERKQIKNFILNIERNLVENKEIAMDSLKGNHFKMLQENKNKMENQLQINIKQTNNLINKLVTNIKDEQMKSFMYLFYTNTLLMQEREDFQDFFELSSVIINHKEKQLQQLMDTSKISNISNAPKK; encoded by the exons ATGGAAGACAAAGAAATTGTACAGTCAAATTCAAATGGTGATAACCATTTAATAAACCTTAAAAATGATCaagataaaaattcatCAACTACTCATATTCCTTCTCGCTATTCATCATTCGAATCAGATGTACAGACATCAAAACagaaaaataatggaaTCTATAATAATGATCAACTTAGcaaaattatgaataataCATCATCGAGAGATAATATTCAATATTGTAACAATAGGATTGATGACACAAACTCGACAGAAAAACAacatttacaaaaatatttttcaaataattctACATCTAAATATACTAATTCGATAGAACACCAAAATATGATGAATATACATGATGAAGATTTAGATGCATgcaaaacaaatgaaacAAACGAACAGgttgatataaataataaagaaaagataaaaaatgaatatgaaGAATTCAAAAATGCTCACggtttaaattttcaaaataatttttataaaaaagaagaaacatatgaaaagaaattaatagaacccataaaaaatacatctATAAAAACAGAAGATCAAAAAGGTTCcatgaaaatatttgttaGTAATTATGgagataatatatatagaaacacagaaatagaaaaaaatcaaacagaatcatgtaaaaattttacagaccaaaaatataaaactcaatattatgatgaaaataaattatcacctctatataaaaataaaagtgataaattttatgataCATTTAGtgacgaaaaaaaagaactccattttaattcaatagataaattaatgaaagaaatacaaatatttaataattctatGCAAACTATAACATCTAATGATCCTACTTTTATACAAacaaattgtaaaaatatgtattcagaaaataattcaaataaaagagAGACACacgaaataaataacaatCTTATTATAGAAAACCAAATTAGTTGTTCTAATACATCTACAGATGTATGTTTTGTTGAATCACCTCAAAATTCAAATCGAGAAACACCAACTATCCTTGATCATGAAGAATATAATCTTCAAGATTATTCCAATCATAATtgttatgaaaaaattgattCCGTAAAGAGTTTTAAAAACTTGGATAAATCTGAAATCAAAACAGAAAACtctattttatatagtGAGGATAAAGAAACTTATCATACAGAATCAAACCAAAATAACTTAATGGATAGCCAACTAAATAAATCAGATGTAGAATACACAGATCAAGCATCTGATAAAAATAGCTCatacaaacaaaataatgtattatCAAACtcaataaaattaacaGATGTAGAACCATATAACAAATTAGATAACGAAGAATCTATTGAAACTAGTAAAATATCATCTAACCAATGGgaagaaatgaaaaaaagtttttatgatattgaaaataatttgctTTACCTTAACagagaaaataattattcttTAGAACGAAGTATAGAAGCTAACGAATTATTGAATTCTAAACATTCTGAAACAAacgaagaaataaaatttgaaaaagagGAGACACCAAAAATATCATATCACACTGATGAAGAAACAACAAAATCACATCTAGATGGTGACAAACAATCTccaatttataattatgcaCAGAAAGATTCATTTCCAAATTATGAATATGATGATACAGAAAATAAACAtctaaatattataaaacattattcagataaagatgaaatatttcaaaacaaaaataatatatccgaacaatttaattataattatttacagGATTCCattaatatacaaaattcaCTAAATAGTTCTACTCCTAAAGATTgtcaaaataaatcaaattcTTGTTACACTGATAAGGAACATGATACACATTCTTCTCACACTAGGAGAAGCATAATTCCGGATCTTAACTTAGAAAGATGTATCTATTCAAAGGAGGGTTCTCCTACTGGTGCATCTGATACTCCTAACGAAATTGACGTATCTAACAGAGCTGATGCATCTACACGAAATGATACAGCTCGAATTAGTCCCATAGGAAAGGGAAGGACACCACGAAGTTCAAAAAGTGGAGCATCCACCAAACCATCTTTTGCAGTCGTAAAAAcaggaaaaataaaacaaacagAAAAGGATCTAGTAAAAACACCAAAagtgtttaaaaaaaatgaaggaCACACAAGAACTAGTGTTAATGTAGTAACTAAACCATCttcaaattataatatttcatcaAATGCAAATTGTTCTCCCCAGTGTAATAGTGGAGGAAATGGAATCACTCCTACATCTActaaatcaaataaaaatgaaaaagatataacatataatatgaatgTTGTAATTAGATGCAGACCtatgaataataatgaaaaaaatgaaggagcaaaaaatgttataaaaattatggataataaaatgattgTACTACTAGATCCAAGTGATCATTCCGATAATGTATTAAGACAAAATAGAactaaagaaaaaagatatTGCTTTGATTATGTTTTTGATGAAAGTAGTACCCAAGAagatgtatataataatagtgtAAAACCATTGGTAGATGCAGTAATCAAAGGATATAATTCAACAGTTTTTGCATATGGAGCTACAGGTGCAGGTAAAACACATACAATTATaggatataaaaatgaaccCGGTATTATGATGATGATATTACAAGatctatttaaaaaaattaaaacattaaAAGCTATGAATGAATATAAAGTAAAATGTTCCTTTATCGaaatttataatgaaaatatatgtgaTTTATTAAATCCATCAAGTGAATATCTTGATTTAAGAGAAGATCCTGTAAAAGGTATAACTGTGTCTAACATTTATGAAGTATGTACTACATCTGTTGAAGAAATTATGGAATTAATTCATACAGGAAATAGAAATAGAACCCAAGAACCCACAGATGCAAATAAAACCAGTTCTAGAAGTCATGGTGTGCTACAAGTAACTGTTGAAGAAACAGAAAAAGGACAAGGCCTATATcaacaaacaaaaaaaggaaaattgTGTGTTATAGATTTAGCAGGTAGTGAAAGAGCTAGCCAAACTAATAATAAAGGAATGAGAATGCTAGAAGGtgcaaatataaatagatCATTGTTAGCTCTAGGAAACGTTATAAATGCATTAGTATCTAGAAGTAAAGGAACTAGTAAATCAAATTTTATACCATTTAGAGACAGTAAATTAACAAGATTATTAAAAGATTCTTTAGGGGGTAATTGTAAAACTTTAATGATTGCCAACATAAGTCCTTCACATCTATCTTATGAAGATACTCATAATACActaaaatatgcaaatcgagcaaaaaatattaaaaatattgttacATCTAATTCGGTTGTAGTTAAACATCATTTAACTATGTATATAGATGTAAtcgaaaaattaaaaacggAAATAGAATCATTAAAAGAACAATTAAAcgataaagaaaaaatacatgattttataatatctgAATCTAATTCTACAAATTATGATTATTATGATTCAGTTAAAgattatgataaaaattctTCTAGGGAAGAATTGCTCAATGTTATCTATTTCTTAAAACGAGAAAATCAAAAACTTAGATGCAATTTGGGTTCTATGACCCCACATACTTCAACTTTAGATACTTCCACTCCAACAAACGaacttattaaatatggagaagaaattaataatatcaaaattattaatgaaaaGTTATTTAtagacaataaaaaattccaAATCAATCTACAAGAACATATCCAAATTTCTGAAAACCTAAAAGAAATTAAcgaagaatataaaaatcaaatcagttctctaaaaaatatgctttACAACCATGACGTTAGTCACCTTCAAATGCGTCGCTGGCTCGATGACCTTAAACGCAAATACACACAATTAAAG GAAAACATAAAAGATAACGACAATGCCCAACTCCTCGAAGGATTGCAGGATGAACTTAACAAA GTTTTTGATGAACgaaaacaaataaagaattttattttgaatatcGAACGGAATCTtgttgaaaataaagagaTAGCTATGGATTCACTTAAAGGAAatcattttaaaatgttacAAGAAAAT aaaaataaaatggaaaatcaactacaaataaatatcaaaCAAACTaacaatttaataaataaattagtcacaaatataaaagatgaaCAAATGAAAAGCTTCATGTATTTATTCTATACCAACACTCTTCTTATGCAAGAGCGAGAAGATTTTCAG GATTTTTTCGAACTATCCTCTGTCATAATTAACcataaagaaaaacaacTTCAACAATTAATGGATACATCAAAGAtttcaaatatttctaatgctcccaaaaaataa